The DNA window TGATTCGATTGGTGAATTCGGCGGCCAGGTGCTGGCAGTCTGCGGCCGAACCACCGTTGCCACAAAACATGATCTTTCCGCCACCGGCCAGACATACGGCCATGGCTCGCGCGATCTCGACCACCAGTTCCGCCTTGGTATCAAAAAAAGCCTTTCGGGCAGCCAATCCTGCCGAGGCGTGATCCATTACTTTTTTCAAAGCTGCTTCAGACATATATTCCTCATTTGTGCGTGTTGTCGTAGAACACTCGTCCAACACTGCCTATACTGCCGAATTACGCACTTGCCAAGTCCTACCGTGCGGCATCCGAGGAAAAGACTTTTATTCGGCCGCCTTTTGCGTTACAGCCCGAATCTGTGCAGTGGCCGAGACTTTTTCCACGGGCCGCAGCCGGACTTCATCAAAAAAGCATCAAGGCGAACATGACCATGACCGAATCCAAGGAAAGCACAGTCAGGCTGCTCATCACCTGCCCGGACCAACCGGGCATCGTGGCCGCAGTCAGCGGCTATCTGCACCGCAAGAACGCCAACATCATCCATTCCGATCAGCACTCCACCGACCCCGTAGGCGGTCGGTTCTTCATGCGCAACGAGTTTTTCCTGCCCGGACTGGACATGGACGGACTGGAGGAACTGCGCCGTGAATTCGAAGCGGAAGTGACCAACGGGTTTATCATGGAGTGGAGTCTGAACCCTGTCTGGAAACCCAAGAAAATGGTCATCCTCTGTTCCAAGGTGGACCATGCGCTCATGGAACTGCTGTGGCGCTGGAAACGCGGCGACCTGGAAACCGAAATGTCCATGGTCATCTCCAACCACCCTGACCAGCGTTCGTCCGTGGAACACTTCGGCGTTCCCTTCCATCATGTACCTGTGGGTCCGTCCCTGCGCGACAAGGTCACAGCCGAGGACACCATGCTCGAACTCATGGACGGCAAGGCAGACCTGATCGTCCTCGCCCGGTACATGCAGATTCTGACCCCGGATTTCGTGAACAGCTTCAACCGGAAAATCATCAATATCCACCACTCGTTCCTGCCCGCCTTTGTCGGGGCGGACCCCTACCGTCGGGCGCACCAGCGCGGCGTCAAACTCATCGGAGCAACGGCCCATTACGTCACGGAAATGCTGGACGAGGGGCCGATCATCGAACAGGACGTCATCCGCGTCACCCACAGCCACGACGTTGAAGACCTGAAACGGCTGGGGGGCGACATCGAGCGCCATGTCCTGGCCAGGGCCGTGCAATGGCACCTGGAAGACCGAGTCATCATCGACGGCAACAAGACCATCGTCTTCCGCCGCTGAGCCATGTCCCCCCCCGATCGGCAGTGCCGAGCGGGGGTTTTTTACATGGCTGTCAAAGACAGTTCATGCGGCCCTGGTTATCCCATATTTTTCAAGTATTTCTGACAACTTGACCGTCACATTCGTGGTGGTCTTAGCCACCAGTTCCAGGTTGATCAAGACCATGATATCCACCCGGAACACGGCCTGTTTCCACAGATCGGACAAGGCCTGCTGCAACTCCTTCTCCAGGCTGAGCATGGACATGGTCTGAGCCATCTGCTGCGCGGTCTTGGGCTTGAACAGCAGTGTTTCTTCGCGAGTGACATCGTTACCGAAGAGCTGCTTCTTGCGTATCTTGGACATGCCGGGCAACCCGTCCACCGCGCTCTCGGGTACGCGCCTGGCCCGACCGCTGCGGACCTGTATCTTGCTGCCTTCTTCGCGCCCACACTCCTTGAGAATCTGAATGGTATGATTCTCCAGAAGAAAATACAGAATCTTTTCCAGCACCGGTATGCTGAAATCCTTTCGGAGCGGCAGGATTCCCTTGATCTGGTCAGGAACGAATGATTCCAACGCCTTGTAAAAATGGTCGCTGGTCACGCCTATGGCGATGGCTGCCCCCACACCCAGCCCGACGACCTGATCCATCAGAAACTTGAACTGAGCCTGCTCCTGCTTGACCGCAGCCGGGTCCTTGGCAGCGCCACCCGGATTTTCCTTGGCGGCTCGGGCTTTCTCCTGACGGCCCTGGTATTGGGTCTCGAGTTCCTCGCTCACGCTGTCGATGCAGGAAACAATGGCGGCCTGGAGCAATTCCCCGGCGGTCAGTTTCTGAAACTGGGAAAGTGAGGACAATCCCTTGACCAACATGGCCTGGATGAACTTGGCCCGCTTGCGGCCTTCAGGCAACGTCCGACCGGCGATAAACCCCTTCTGGATGCGGGTCTTGCTGATCTCCGCATCCGTAGGATTGAGCTTGGACAAAATATCGTCGAACAAGAAACGAATGACCAGGAAAGTTCGCTCCTTGGTGATATTGTATTTTTCGCCCTCGAGAATTTCCCTATGCGCCTCTGCCACTCGGCTGGCGATGAATTCCTCCACGAATGCCTTCCAAAAATGCTGATCAAGCGGATGCTTTTCGATAAGTCCGCTATACTGGCCGAGGGCCTCCTGGCCAAAATAGCGCAGGACCAACTCCTCGAAATTATCCGTGATCAGGGCCATGGTGTAGACAATGCCCTGCACGCACTTGATCAGCACGGCTTCGATATTGAGCAGGGAAACCTGCAAATCCGCACTATTTTCGGCATCGCCACTGGCTACAGCCTTTT is part of the Pseudodesulfovibrio sp. S3 genome and encodes:
- the purU gene encoding formyltetrahydrofolate deformylase — encoded protein: MTESKESTVRLLITCPDQPGIVAAVSGYLHRKNANIIHSDQHSTDPVGGRFFMRNEFFLPGLDMDGLEELRREFEAEVTNGFIMEWSLNPVWKPKKMVILCSKVDHALMELLWRWKRGDLETEMSMVISNHPDQRSSVEHFGVPFHHVPVGPSLRDKVTAEDTMLELMDGKADLIVLARYMQILTPDFVNSFNRKIINIHHSFLPAFVGADPYRRAHQRGVKLIGATAHYVTEMLDEGPIIEQDVIRVTHSHDVEDLKRLGGDIERHVLARAVQWHLEDRVIIDGNKTIVFRR